In Bradyrhizobium sp. 195, the sequence CCGCTATGCCCTCAACAAGGGACGAATGTTGCGTCTGGCGGACTACAGTCGCAAGGCGCTTGCCGAGGTAAGGGCGGAAGCCTCGCTTCACTATGACGAACGCATGCAGGGAACCCTGCAGGTGTTTCGAACACAACAGCAGCTCGATGCATCAGCAAAGGACGTGAAGGCTCTTGCAGCAGATGGCGTTCCATTTGAGGTGCTCGATCGAGACGGTTGCGTTCGGGTCGAACCCGCATTGCGCCATGTTCGCGATCGAATAGTCGGAGGACTTTTGACTCCGAAGGACGAGACCGGCGATTGCTTCAAGTTCACCCATGCACTGGAGCAGAAATCCGCTGCATTGGGCGCCGATTTCCGTTACGGACATTGCATCAATGGACTGGAGATCGAAGCCGGCCGAGTGCGTGGTGTGATCACCGATCGCGGGGCTATTCGTTCGGACGCGGTCGTTGTCGCACTGGGAAGTTATTCGCCGCTTCTCCTCAAGAAGATAGGATTCAAGTTGCCAGTCTATCCTGTCAAGGGATACTCGCTGACGATTCCCATTACCGACACTTCGCGCGCCCCCGAATCGACGGTCATGGACGAGACATACAAGATTGCGATTACCCGCCTCGGGGATCGCATTCGTGTCGGCGGAATGGCCGAAATCTCGGGTTACACCAATGACCTCGTCGAGGCACGCCGGCTAACGCTGGAGTATTCCGTGATGGATCTGTTTCCCGGTGGAGATCCCAAAAACGCGTCCTTCTGGTCAGGGCTACGACCGATGACGCCGGATGGAACGCCAATTATCGGCGGGACCAGAATTAGTAATCTATTCTTGAACACAGGACATGGCACTCTCGGTTGGACGATGAGTTGCGGCTCCGCACGGGTCATAGCTGACCTTGTCTCTGGTCGAAGGCCTGACATTGAAGCTGCGGATTTCGGACTAGAGCGTTACGAATAGTTCTACGCCTAAGTGTCCGACCGAAAAATAAGTTGAGTGATATCAGCGAGTTCTCATTCCATCGGTGTTGCGAAGCATCAAAGGATCGAGAATGTGGACTGATATCACCCGGGCACAGTTTGCCCGAGAGGAGCTGCGTTTGCCAAGCGACTTGACGGATGCGGAATGGGGCGTGCTGGAGAGGTTGCTTCCTGTGCGGGCCAAGCGCGGGCGGCGCCCGAAATGGAGCTATCGCGACATCGTCGAGGCAGTGCTCTATCTGCTGCGCGGCGGATTGCCGTGGCGCATGCTGCCGCCCACTCTGTTTCCACCAATGACCACGGTGCAGTACTATTTCTACCAGTGGCGCGACAACGGATTGTGGCAATCGATCACCACGCACTCCTGATGCTGGCGCGCGAGGCGATCGGCCGGGAGGCCTCGCCCACGGCCGGCGTGATCGACAGCCAATCGGTCAAGACTACGGAAAGTGGCGGCCCTCGCGGCTACGACGCGGGAAAGAAGATCAAGGGTCGAAAGCGCCACATCGTCACCGACACCCAAGGGCTCCTGGTCGGAGCGATCGTTTCAGGATCGCGACGGCGCGCCAGATGTCCTGTGCAGCATTCGCTACCGCTTCCCCTGGCTGCGCCATATCTTCGCCGATGGCGGCTATGCCGGCGAAAAGCTCAAGGCGGTGCTGGAAAGATCGGCCGGTGGACTGTCGAGATCATCAAGCGCTCCGATGCCGCACAGGGCTTCGAGGTGCTTCCGCGCCGCTGGGTGGTCGAACGAACCTTCGCCTGGCTCGGCCGCAACCGCAGATTGGCCAAGGACTTCGAGCGAACCATCGAAAGCGCAACTGCCTGGCTCTTCCTCGCCTCTGTCCAACTCATGACAAGGCGCATCGCAGCGATAAAAACAGCAATGCAATTTTGAGTCAGGCTCTAAGGAACGAGTCGACTGAACTTGGACGATGAGACTCGCGCGCGAAGGGTGTGTGGCTTCCACAAAGGCATCATCCTCGTATGGACCAATATGCCAGGCAGGAAGGATCGCAAGCGCTAGCAGGACTGCGAAAGTGACTGTCCCCATCGGGGCCATAGGAACAGTGAACGGGCGGACGAGGCGGCGCGAAGCAGTGCAAGCTCCCTTCAAGAGAAATCTTGGTCACGAGCAAGCTGTCATAAGTTTCGACGTAATTTCGAGATCTACGCTAGGCGATCGTCGTATCCCAGCACCGAAGCCTCCGCCAAGCGGCAGAGACCCTCGGAGTTAAGCAGTCAGCGCTGAGGCGCCACCTGCGCAATTTCGAACATAAGTTGGGTGGTGCTATCTTCGAGCGCTCTGCCCAATCGCATAAAATGGCTAACCCGTCCAACGACGACGTAAACTCACCGGTTGCGATCTTTAGGAAAGGTCTTGGGCGTCACAGGCCGAACGAAGAATTCGGACAAATGAACGTCCAGCGCCTCGGCGATGCGCTCGAGCAGATCAATTGTCGGGTTTTTCGATTGCCGCTCAAGACTGGCCAAATAGGAGCGGTCAACGCCGGCCTGATAAGCCAATTTCTCTTGCGAAATGCCGCGGCTAATCCGAATCCGACGCACATTCCAAGCCACAAGTGCACGAGTTTCCATGTGCAAAGCATGCCATGAGCTCGGGCGTCAAATCACTGGCTATAACCCGCCTATTAGATTTGATCGTTGGGAACTGCCAACAGGTAGAATGTGGCCTCGCCCGAAATGGCGGTCAGATTTTCCGCCTACTTATTAGCCCCATCGCGCCGTGCGCCTACGTCGGTTCGAAGATACGTTCTGGAACATCTAGCAACTCACGCACATGGGGGTCGTTGAAAAAGCTCCAATTGGCTGATTCCGTTCTCGTCGGCGATTCGCGATCGGCGGAGCAAACGAGATGCTGGGGCGCAAGGAGCGGGATCAGTTGGAGCTCTTCATCACGGGCTCGCTGAAACAGCTCGTCCCAGATGAGCACGTGCTGGCGCGGTCGATCGTGTGCTCGACCTGTCTTGGCTAAGGGAAGAGGTCTCCGACTGCGCGAACGACGGTCGGCCAGGCATCGATCCGGAAGCCGCGGTACGGCTGATGCTCGCGGGTCTGCTCACCGGGATCGTACACGATCGCAAGCTGATCCGTGAGGCTCAGGTCAACATCGCCATTCGCTGGTTTGCTGGTTATGGCCTGCACGAGCAGCTACCGCACCATTCAAGCCTGACGCGCATCCGCCAGCGCTGGGGCGAAGAGCGATTCCGTAGGATCTTCAAACGCACGGTCGAGGCCTGCCTGAAGGCCAAGATCGCAACAGCCGAAGTGGTTCACATCGATGCGTCGCTGATCCGCGCCAACGTGAGTTGGGACAGCCTCACCGAGCAGCATGTGATGGATATGCTGAGCGAAAATCAAGGCGAAGATGGAAGTGAGGATGAGAGAAGGGCCGCAAAGCGGGAAGTACAAAAGGTCTGCACGACTGATCCCCGATGCGACAATGGCCACCAATGCCCGAAACCGGCGGCTGGAGCCCGCTTACAAGCAGCACACTGCCGTCGATGACAAGGTCGCATTGCCTCACCTTAATTGTTACCGGATGCTAAGCCGTTGCCTCACGTAAATTGCTCCCTTGGATCGGGAACGACCGGGGGCGAAGGTGGGGCGGCTAACCATGGTGACGCGGAAGGAACTGACGGCGGCGGCAGGCGCGCGCTATCGGACGTCGAGTCGCGCCAATCCGGCCAGGCGATACGCCCGGGAAATCGACCCGAAATGGTGAATCACGGTCAAACCCGCGCGCAAGTTCGGCTCATCATATAACGCAATCGGCGCGACAGGCTCGAAACCGGAAAACCTCGTCCATGCAAACTCGGGATTTATTTATCACAACCGGCTTCTGCAGTCTGTGGATCGTCCGATTGTATGTCACTCGACCGATGCACAGTTCGCTGTTCCCTCGACAAGATTCTCCGAATGATTGCAGGGCAAAGCAAGCAAGCTCCCGGCCCGATGGACAGCAGTTCAGCAAGCGAATGCCCTGGGCAGGTTCGCGCAGGATCGGGCCACCACTGCGGATATTCCCGATTTTACCCGTTTAGATTGAAACTTTGCTTCCCATTGATTTGGAAGAAAATTCTACTACCAGTTGTTTTTTTGATCGATCCCAACTGCGGTTTGGCATGGTAGCACCGAATCATACGAGCTAGAGGGGGTTGCGCTTCGACCGTGCCAATGGAATTTCGAGATCTACGCTGGGCTATCGTCGCATCCCAGCACCGAAGCCTCCGCCAAGCGGCAGAGACCCTCAGGGTTAAGCAGTCAACGCTGAGTCGCCGCCTGCGCAATCTCGAACATAAGTTGGGCGGTGCCATCTTCGAGCGCACTAAAGCCGGTACGCGACCGACCATCGAAGGTCAGGAATTCCTCGATGCTGCCCGGCGCATCGTGAATGATACTGAGGCGATGACCGGCCGCCTCAAGAGCCGCTGGCGCGGCGAGAGCGGTCTATTGAACATCGGGATCCACGCCTCATTCTCCGCCGGCAATCTACGGGCCACCCTTCTCGAGCACCAGCGGCGCTTCCCTGATGTCAAACCGCATTTCGTCGACGGATCGAGCGACGATTTGATGTCCGATCTCGCCAGCTCCGCCATTGATATCGCGTTCGTGGCCGAGCCCAATCCGAGGTGGAGCGACAAGTCATTATTGGTGTGGAGCGAACGTGTCGTCGTCGCCCTTCCCGAACACCATCCGCTGACAGCCCGCAATGTAGTTCACTGGGGCGAACTGCGGCATGAAGCCCTACTATTGTCACAGCACGGCCCTGGACCGGAATTCCACAAACTGCTCATCAGCAAGTTGGGAACTTCCGATCCATGCCCGGTACTTCGTCATGATGCGTCGCTCGATCGGCTCCTCACCCTGGTCGGCGCCGGCTGGGGAATGCTGTTGGCCTTGGAAGGTGCGACCGGCGCGACCTATCCGGGTGTCACCTTCCGCGAGGTGCATGACGCCGAGGGTCCGACCCGGCTGAGCTTCCGCGCTTACTGGCGGCAGGCCAACGGCAATCCATCGCTACGTCCGTTCCTTGACCTGCTTCGCGAGCGCTATCCGGATCTCTCGGCTGATCCAGGTGCGGGCTGAGCCGCATTTCGTCGGGCCTTCGCAAAAGCGCGGTCGGTTGCCATGAATCGCTCTATCATCGGCGCAATCAGTTTGCCGGGCTCGGTCGGCGTCGTCGTGCCTCCACTACGCGTTAGGATCTCAGCATAGCTTTTGAGATCCCTGAAGACCGCCGCCGGCAGCTCGACGGTGAGCTTGACTGGTTTGTCGTCTTCGAGTGGTCCAAGCTTGAGCTTTGTCACGGTGTTGCTCCCTTCCGGTACGGCGCCAGCACGAGATCGCGCGTGACGATGACGCGAACCGGGAAACCTGGCCGGATAGTCAGCGTCGGTTGGATGTTGAGCTGGCGCTGCACGATCTGCTGGCCGGTCTGGCTGATGCTGTTGGATGCGCCGCTGCGGATCGCTTGAACGAGATTGTTCTCGTTCTGGCTCGTACCCGCCTCGGCTCCGACGCTGAGCATGGTCGAGAGGACCGCGGCCTTGAACAGCATGCCCCAATGGTTGTCGACCTCATCCTCGAGCCCGGCATAACCTCCGGTATCGGCGCCGGGCTGGCGCTCCAGCACGATCGAGTTGCGGTCCGGCATGATGATGCGGGTCCAGACCAGGAGAATGCGGCTCTGACCAAACGCAACCGAGCTGTCGTACTGGCCGATCAGCTTGGCCCCCTGGGGGATCAGAAGATATTTTCCGGAGGGGCTATCGTACACCGCCTCGGTGACCTGAGCGGTGATCTGGCCTGGCAGATCGGACCTGATGCCCGTGATGAGTGCAGCCGGGATTACGGTGCCCGCCTGCACGACATAGGGCGAGACCTTGGCCTCGAGCCGGTCCGGACTGACCGTGCGCTTGTCGGTGGAAGCGTTGAGGAAGGCTTCCTTGCGGTCCTGCATGTTCTGGGTGGATCCCGCATCGACGGGTGGTGTCGTGGCCGGCGGCGTCGTGGCTCCGTTCGAGGTATTCGGGATGACTTGGCCGATGCTCTGTGGTTGCTGAACAGTCTGGGCGAACAGACGGCTGACGCGCGCCGCCTCGATCTCCTGGGCTCGGTGCTGCGCCTCCGGATCGGACGTCATTCCCGGGACCACGGTATTCGCTGCAGCGCCTGCGTTGAGGATCGGCTTGCCGAGATCGCCGGGCAACGGCGGCCCGAGCGGCGGCGCTTGACGCGGCAGACCGGTGTAGTCCTTCGGCAACCCGGCTAGGCCCTCGGCCGAAGGTCGGTTCTGAGTGCTGAGCAGCTCTTGGCCGGTCTGCGACTTGTTGCCGGTCTGGAGGGCATAGCCGAGCGCGCCCGCGACTGCGAGGGCAGACACCGCGCCGAGGCCGATAAGCACCTTGCGCGAGAGGCGTGTGACACGCGGCCGCTCGCCTCGGAGCCGAAGGTCGGGCGGCGCGACGGGCGGGATGTCGCTCTGACGTTCGTCTTCGTTGCCTATCGCCATGAGCGCGGCCTTCCGTCGGTGCGGACGATGCGCACGCGCCGTTCGCTATCCTTGTCGCCAAGACGCAATTCGGCGGCAGCGAACAGGCGGTCGACGATGTAGTAATTGCGGTTCGCTCGGTAGTTCACCAGTTCGGAGCCGCCGGCCGGACCGATGACGAACAGCGGCGGCATTTCGCCCTGGACGATGCCGGTGGGGAATTCGATGTAGACTTTGTTTCCGTCGTCAAAGGCGCGCAGCGGACGCCAGGCCGCATCGTCGCCCTCGATCGCGTAGCGGAAGTTGATCGCGGCGAGATCGACGCCGGCCGCAATGGGAGCTGCGGTTTCAGCCGCCGCATTCTGCCGCCGAAGTGCAATCAGTTGGTCCTCGGGATACTGCCAGGAGACCGAGGCCATGTAGGTCTTCTCCGTCGAGCGCAGCTCGAGGAGGTAGGTCCGCCGATCGGTGTTGATCACGAGATTGGTGACCAGTTCCGGCCGCGTCGGCTTGACCAGGATGTGGATCTTCTTGGTCGCGCCCGCACCGCTCTCGGTATCGCCGATGATCCAGCGCACGGTATCACCGGCGGCGACCGGACCGGAGCCGACGAGTTGCTCGCCCTCTTGGAGTCCGACATCGGTGATCTGACCCGGCGCCGTATAGACTTGGTAGAGGGCTCCGCCCGAGAACGGATAGACCTGTACCGCGTTGATGAAGCCATTGCGGACCGGCTGCACCCGTGCGGCGGCGTTGGCCTGTTTGACGCGAACCTTCGGATCGGCGGCTTCGGGCGTGCGCTTGCTCCAAGCGAGCGGTTTTAACTGCCCAGGGAGCGGCAGGGGCTGGGGCAATTCCACGATCTTGACGGGCGGCGGCGGATCAGTGGTGAGCGCTGCCGGCTCCGCAGTGTCATAGTTGATGTCGGGCGGGATGAAATTGTGCGCGCAGCCGCCAAGCACCGAGGCGACCATCAGCAAAGCCGCAAAGGCGGGTTGACGGAAAGACGTATCGCCGTCTTTCCAATTTTGGTGAACGATGGAAAAGCGCCAAGCCGGACCGCCGGCTTTCGAGAAATTCGGCGGGGTCATTGTCCCAGCTCCTTCGACCAGTTGATAGCGTTGACGTAGATGCCGAGTGGATTCTTGCGCAGCCGATCGGCGTCCGTGGGCGGCGCAATTGCGATGGTGAGGATCGCGGTCCAACGTGTGGTGCCGGCGAGCGCTCCGTCCTGATAGCGGTGCTCGACCCAAGCGACGCGAAAACTGTCGGGCGAGGCGCGGATGACGCTGGAGACGTCGATCGCGACCTGCTGCTTGCCGAGATTGGCGAAGGGGTCATTGGCGCGGGCGTAGTCGTTCAGCGCCACCGAGCCCGCCGTGGTCGTGAAATCATAAGCCTGCAGCCAGTTGTGCCGCACGATAATTGGATCGGCCGGAAGCGAGCGAACGATCTGGATGAAGTGGGCGAGATACCAGGCAATCTGCGGGTCGTTCGGCCTGTAGTCCGCGGTGGCTGGCGCCACGGCCTGCGCCTCCCCGAGCTTGTCGACCTGCACCACCCAGGGAACGACGGTGCCGTGCGCGGATTCCCAGACGAGCCCACCAGCGAGGCCGCAAGAAAGGATCAGCGAACCGAAGGCCATCAGCCGCCAGTTCCTGGCCTGCACGCGGGCGGAGCCGATGCGTTCATCCCAAACCCGCGCCGCGCGCTGGTAGGGGGTTTCGGGTTCGGGGGTGCGGCCATAGCGGACCGACGATCGCCGGAAGACTGACATTTCTTATTCTCCTCCCGAGAGGTCGACGGAGTGGCCGCCACCATGGCTGTCGCCGGATTTGAGGGCTTGCGCGGCTGTCTGAGCGCCGTGAATGACGGTCTGATTGCGCTTGACGCGCTGGGCCCAGGCGGGCGGACCGCTTTCGCTCGCTGCTTGAGATTCGGCTCCATCGGGTGCAGCCTCGCCACTCCCGATGGTCCCCATCGTCGAGGAGCCACCGGTGTTGGCGACGCCGGCACGGGCACCGGAGGTGAAGCTCTCTCTCATTGCCCCCGCCGCTTGGGAAGCGGCGCGTCTGACGGGAGCTGCCGCGTGACTTGCCGCCGCGCGGCCTGCGCCACCGAGACCGGACGCGACGCTGCCAACGCCGGACCGACCGGCCGATGCGAGGCTGTAGGCGGAGGACACACCGCCCGCCATCGCCGCACCACCACGCGCGGCGGCCGCAGCACCGGAACTAGCCGCCATCGCCCCCCTTCCGGCGAGCCCAAGCGCAGCTCCACCCGCCATAGCCGTGCCGGCGACGGCGAGGCCCGTGCCGACGGCAGCGCCGACGCCAAGCTGCGGCGCGCCCGACACAAGCCCGGTGGCGATGCCCGGACCGAAAATGCCGAGGCCGAGCATGGCGAGTGCCGCCAGCACGACAGAGAGCGCTTGCTCGATGGTCGGCTCCCCGCCGGCATAGGCAGTTGTGAATTGGGAGAAGAGCCCGGTGCCGATGCCGACGATGACAGCAAGCACCATGACCTTCACGCCGGAGGCAACGACGTTGCCCAGCACCTTTTCCGCGAGGAAGGCGGTCTTGTTGAAAAGCGCGAAGGGAATAAGGATGAAACCGGCAAGCGTCGTCAGCTTGAACTCGAGCAGCGTTACGAACAGTTGCACCGCCAGAATGAAGAAGGCGATCAGCACGAGTAGCCAGGACACCATCAGCACGGCAATCTGGACGAAGTTCGCAAAGAAGCTGGTGAAGCCCATCATTTGGCTTGCGGAGTCGAGCAACGGTTGCCCGGCATCGAGTCCGACCTGCGCAAGTCGGCCGGGCCGCAGGAAGTCCGCGGTCGAGATTGATGAGCCGCCGGCCTTCAGTCCGAGGCTAGCGAAGCTATTGAAGATGATGCCTGAGAGCTTGGTGAAGTTGGTGATGATGAAGGCAAAGAAGCCGATGTAGAGGGTCTTCTTCACCAGCCGTTGGAGAATGTCTTCGTCTGCGCCCCAGGCCCAGAACAGGCCGGCGAGCGTGATGTCGATGACGATCAACGTCGACGAAACATACGTGATCTCGCCTTTGATCAGGCCGAAACCTGAATCGATGTAGGTCGTGAAGGTATTGAGAAAGGTGTCGATGACGCCGACGTTGTTCACGGCTTCTCTCCCTGTGGAGCACTCGTCGTCGGCTGTGTGGCCGGCGCGGCCTGCGGCAGAAGTGGCCGCGCCGGCCCGCCGAAGAAGCGCGCGCGGTTCTCCTCCCAGACCGCCTGGCAGTGCGGATCTTCGGCATCCTGGGGGCCAAGCGCGCGGCAGCGGCGCAGCTCGGCCGAGAGATTATCGGGAGCGGAGACAGAGGGTGCATCGGATATAGGCCGCTCCGCCGGACGCCGATGAATGACGTGCAGCGTGGCAAGAAAAATCGCGAACACAATGATCATCGCGCCTACGCGAAGGATATCCGAGCGCTCCATGATCGGTGTGCCTTAGTTGCCGCTGAACATGGTGACATTGCCGGGCTGATAGCCGCTGCGTGTCGAGAAGATCTTGTATTGTTGCTGGCCCTGCGATTCGGTCGCGGTCACGCGCGCCTGCTCCAGCGCGTCCGCCCGTCCCTTTGCGGCGAACACCGCGACTAGATCGGATAGCTGCTGGGAATGCAGGGCCAGGAGCTGATTGCCGGCCTGAGCGGCCTGCAGGGCGCCACTCGCCGACTGGCTGGCGGTGACCAGCGAGCTCATTGCGCTGGAGTTGGTCGAGATATTGCCGACGACCCCGGCCTGCACCTTGAGCGAGTCTTCGAACGCGCCTACCGAGTTCTGCCAACGACTTTGGGCCGCGGCAAACATTGTCGAATTGGAGCCCGTGGCCGCCGCCGTGCCGTAGGTGCTGGAATATGTCGTCTGGATGCGCTCGACGTTGAAGGCGATGTTCTGGGCCTGGCTCAGCAGTGACTGAGTCCGTGCGACCTGTGACTGAAGCTGGGTCAGCGTCGACAACGGCAGATTGGCGAGGTTTTTTCCTTGGTTCACCAGGCTCTGAGCCTGATTGGTCAGCATCTGGATCTGATTGTTGATCTGCTGCAACTCACGCGCCGCGGTCAGCACGTTCTGGCTGAAGTTGGTGGGGTCGTAGACGATCCACTGCGCGGAGGTTGGCGTCGTCGAAGGCGGCAAGATCGATAGTGCGAGCGAGAGAGCGGCCGCGGCGACCAAGCTTGCGCGTCGCGTCTTAAGAGTGGTCATGATTGCACCTCCAGGTTTGTCAGGTCGGGGATGAGATCGGCGGCCCAGAGCAGCTCGTGATCCGCGAGCCAGGCGGGCGTGAAGTCGTCGCGGCGGTGCTCGGCGAGCAGCCGTTCAATTGCGGCATGGTCGGCCTTGGAGGACGCGGCGCAGAAGGCGAGCGCGACCGGCCCGAGGCCGAGCTCGAAGAGCCGATTGCCCCGACGAGATTGGCAATAATAGTCCCGCTTCGGTGTCGCCCGCGCGATGATCTCGATCTGGCGGTCGTTCAACCCAAACCGCTGGTAGATGGCGGTGATCTGCGGTTCGATCGCGCGCTCATTCGGCAGGAAGATGCGCGTCGGGCAGCTCTCGACGATTGCGGGTGCGATGTTGCTGGCGTCGATGTCGGAGAGCGATTGGGTTGCAAAGACGACAGAGGCGTTCTTCTTCCTCAACGTCTTCAGCCATTCGCGAAGCTGCTGGGCGAAGGCCGGATCGTCGAGGACGAGCCAGCCCTCGTCGATGATGAGCAGCGTCGGCCGACCGTCGAGCCGTCCCTCGATGCGATGGAAGAGGTAGGTGAGGACGGCGGGCGCAGCACCCGCGCCGATCAAGCCCTCGGTCTCGAACGCCTGCACCGACGCGAAGCCGAGCTGCTCGGCCTCCGCGTCGAGCAGGCGGCCGGAGGAGCCACCAACACAATAAGGTTGCAGCGCCTGCTTGAGCGCGGTCGATTGCAACAGAGCAGTGAGGCCGGTGATCGTGCGTTCCTCGACCGGCGAGGATGCCAGCGAGGTCAACGCCGACCAGACATGCTCCTTCGCGGTCGGATCGATGGTGACGCCCTCCTTGGCAAGGATCGCGGTCACCCATTCGGCAGCCCAGGCGCGCTCTGCCGCATCGCCGATACGTGCGAGCGGTTGAAGAGACACGGAGTCCTCCGCGCTGTTCGACAGACTTCCGCCGAGGTCGTGCCAGTCGCCGCCCATGGCAAGCGCAGCTGTGCGGATCGAACCGCCGAAATCGAAGGCGAAGATCTGGCTCTTCCGGTAGCGGCGGAACTGGATCGCCATCAGCGCGAGCAGCACGGACTTGCCGGCACCGGTCGGGCCGACGATCAGGGTGTGACCGACGTCGCCGACATGCAGCGAGAAGCGGAACGGCGTCGAGCCTTCCGTCTTGCCGAAGAAGAGCGGAGAGCTGCGGAAATGCTCATCGCGGTCTGGCCCGGCCCAGACCGCCGAAAGAGGAATCAGGTGAGCCAGGTTCAGTGTCGAGAGCGGCGGCTGGCGGACGTTAGCATAGGCGTGCCCTGGCAGAGAGCCGAGCCAGGCTTCGAGCGCGTTCACCCCTTCCGGCATGCAGGTGAAGTCGCGCCCCTGGATCACCTTCTCGACGAGCCGAAGCTTCTCGGCGGCGAGACCGGCGTCCTCGTCCCAGACGGTGACAGTCGCGGTGACGTAGGCCTGGCCGACATCGTCGGTGCCCAGTTCCAGCAAGGCGAGATCGGCGTCAGTGGCCTTGTTCGCCGCATCGCTATCCACCAGTGTTGAGGCTTCGTTGGTCATCACCTCCTTGACGATGGCAGCGACGGACTTTCGCTTGGCGAACCACTGGCGGCGGATCTTGGTCAGCAGTTTCACCGCCTCGGTCTTGTCGAGCAGGATCGCACGCGTCGACCAGCGGTAGGGGAAGGCAAGCCGGTTCAGCTCGTCGAGGATTCCAGGATGGGTTGCGGTCGGGAAACCGACCACGGTGAGTGTGCGAAGGTGGTGGCTGCCGAGACGCGGCTCGAGGCCGCCGGCGAGCGGCTCATCCGCAAGCAACGCGTCGAGATGCATGGGCGTCTCGGGAACGCGTACGCGCTGT encodes:
- the trbE gene encoding conjugal transfer protein TrbE translates to MLNLAEYRTRPHSLADFLPWAALVEKGIVLNKDGAFQRTARFRGPDLDSATPAELVGVTSRLNNALRRLGSGWAIFVEAQRITAQTYPHNTFPDAASALVDLERRDAFEEAGAHFESRYFMTLVWLPPAEDASRIEGWLYEGRAQSGVDPHELLRGFVDRTNRVLQLVEGFMPEVAWLDDGETLTYLHSTISTRQQRVRVPETPMHLDALLADEPLAGGLEPRLGSHHLRTLTVVGFPTATHPGILDELNRLAFPYRWSTRAILLDKTEAVKLLTKIRRQWFAKRKSVAAIVKEVMTNEASTLVDSDAANKATDADLALLELGTDDVGQAYVTATVTVWDEDAGLAAEKLRLVEKVIQGRDFTCMPEGVNALEAWLGSLPGHAYANVRQPPLSTLNLAHLIPLSAVWAGPDRDEHFRSSPLFFGKTEGSTPFRFSLHVGDVGHTLIVGPTGAGKSVLLALMAIQFRRYRKSQIFAFDFGGSIRTAALAMGGDWHDLGGSLSNSAEDSVSLQPLARIGDAAERAWAAEWVTAILAKEGVTIDPTAKEHVWSALTSLASSPVEERTITGLTALLQSTALKQALQPYCVGGSSGRLLDAEAEQLGFASVQAFETEGLIGAGAAPAVLTYLFHRIEGRLDGRPTLLIIDEGWLVLDDPAFAQQLREWLKTLRKKNASVVFATQSLSDIDASNIAPAIVESCPTRIFLPNERAIEPQITAIYQRFGLNDRQIEIIARATPKRDYYCQSRRGNRLFELGLGPVALAFCAASSKADHAAIERLLAEHRRDDFTPAWLADHELLWAADLIPDLTNLEVQS